The Parambassis ranga chromosome 1, fParRan2.1, whole genome shotgun sequence genome includes a region encoding these proteins:
- the mettl26 gene encoding methyltransferase-like 26 codes for MLSAAAAERNKEPILAVLLENLNIGRPLQALEISSGTGQHVTHFAQALRNITWQPSEYDRQSLVSIEAYRAHYQLHNVRPVIHLDASLPHQYWGGIQLESLDLVLNINMIHISPFACTEGLFKGAAAVLKPQGLLITYGPYAVNGRIAPQSNVDFDYSLRQRNPEWGLRDISLLSSLAQKNGLFLEKMVDMPANNKCLLFRKESFV; via the exons ATGCTGAGCGCCGCCGCCGCGGAGAGAAACAAGGAGCCCATCCTGGCTGTGCTCCTGGAGAACCTGAACATCGGGAGACCCCTGCAGGCTCTGGAGATCTCCTCCGGGACCGGGCAGCATGTCACACACTTCGCCCAGGCCCTGCGAAATATAACCTGGCAACCTTCCGAGTATGACCGGCAGTCTTTGGTCAG TATAGAAGCATACAGAGCTCACTACCAGCTGCACAATGTGAGGCCTGTCATCCACCTGGATGCTTCTCTGCCTCATCAATACTGGGGAGGGATCCAGCTGGAGAGCCTAGACCTGGTGCTCAACATCAACATGATCCACATATCTCCATTTGCTTGCACAGAG GGTTTATTCAAAGGAGCTGCGGCCGTGTTGAAGCCGCAGGGTCTTCTGATCACATATGGG CCCTATGCAGTGAATGGACGGATCGCTCCTCAGAGCAATGTTGACTTTGACTACAGCCTGCGGCAGAG GAACCCAGAATGGGGACTTAGGGACATCTCACTTCTAAGTTCTCTGGCACAAAAGAATGGTTTATTCCTGGAGAAAATG GTGGATATGCCGGCAAACAACAAATGTCTTCTGTTCAGGAAGGAGAGTTTTGTGTGA
- the wfikkn1 gene encoding WAP, Kazal, immunoglobulin, Kunitz and NTR domain-containing protein, which produces MRKIPLRFLEVKDTSWHNVSCSNTHAQRWTRVYILVLFVCDVLDLSLCASVAGAKVEHDGLCPNKLNSNLWVDAQSTCERDCSIDEDCADFEKCCTNVCGLNSCVAARFSDGTPAQPDGQGGGKGESTLPTATCEGFICSQQGATCDIWDGQPICKCQDRCEKEPNFTCASDGLTYFNRCYMDAEACIRGVSLTVVPCRFYLAGPNTSPLPQDTTVSPTPTSSQEDPMPPTLYSNPHHQSIYVGGTVSFHCDVIGVPRPDVTWEKQSEQRQRLVMRPDQMYGNVVITNIGQLVIYNAQVWDTGIYTCIARNSAGVLRADYPLSVIRRADDDFSEDPEMPMGRPFSPADCLAEVDLRVCSTERHIDWYYDSKLGSCMTFSNGGCEDSRNRFETYEECKASCQREGMGICSLPAVQGPCKAWEARWAWNTVMKQCQAFVYGGCHGNANSFHTKKECEANCPQPKKKSCKTCRVKGKMVPSLCHSDFAIVGRLTELVEDLDSGLARFSLEEVLRDEKMGLTFFNTKHLEVTIAKIDWSCPCPNITVEENPLLVMGVVQDGIAIIQSDSYVRAITERRLKRLRDVVKKKTC; this is translated from the exons ATGCGTAAAATCCCTCTTCGATTCTTGGAGGTTAAAGATACAAGTTGGCACAATGTGAGCTGCTCAAATACACACGCACAAAGATGGACACGTGTGTATATATTGGTGCTCTTTGTCTGCGATGTTCTGGACCTTTCTTTGTGTGCAAGTGTGGCAGGGGCCAAAGTTGAGCACGACGGACTTTGTCCTAACAAGCTGAACTCAAATCTTTGGGTTGATGCGCAAAGCACCTGCGAGAGAGACTGCAGCATCGATGAG GACTGTGCTGATTTTGAGAAATGCTGCACCAACGTGTGTGGTCTCAACAGTTGTGTTGCTGCTCGCTTCTCTGATGGCACCCCTGCTCAGCCAGATGGGCAGGGTGGAGGAAAGGGAGAGTCTACCCTGCCCACAGCTACCTGTGAGGGCTTTATATGCAGCCAGCAGGGAGCAACCTGTGACATCTGGGATGGACAACCCATCTGCAAGTGCCAGGACCGCTGTGAGAAAGAGCCCAACTTCACCTGTGCATCAGATGGCCTCACCTACTTCAACCGCTGCTACATGGACGCAGAGGCCTGCATCCGTGGGGTGAGCCTAACCGTGGTCCCCTGCCGCTTCTACCTTGCTGGGCCCAACACCAGTCCACTGCCTCAGGACACTACAGTTAGCCCCACTCCCACGTCCTCTCAGGAGGACCCCATGCCACCCACACTGTACTCCAACCCTCATCATCAGTCCATCTACGTCGGAGGCACCGTCAGCTTCCACTGCGACGTCATCGGAGTCCCCAGACCTGATGTGACATGGGAGAAGCAGAGTGAGCAGCGTCAACGGCTGGTCATGAGGCCTGACCAGATGTATGGTAATGTAGTAATCACCAACATTGGACAGTTAGTCATTTACAATGCCCAGGTGTGGGATACAGGTATCTACACCTGTATTGCACGGAATTCTGCAGGAGTTCTTCGTGCAGACTATCCGCTGTCTGTCATTCGCCGGGCTGATGACGACTTCTCTGAAGATCCTGAGATGCCTATGGGGCGGCCATTCTCACCAGCAGACTGTCTGGCTGAAGTTGACCTGAGGGTGTGCAGCACAGAGCGTCACATTGACTGGTACTACGACAGCAAGCTGGGTTCGTGTATGACCTTCAGCAATGGTGGATGTGAAGATAGCCGCAACCGTTTTGAGACCTATGAGGAGTGCAAAGCCTCGTGTCAGAGGGAAGGGATGGGGATCTGCTCCCTGCCTGCTGTTCAGGGCCCCTGCAAAGCTTGGGAGGCACGTTGGGCCTGGAATACAGTAATGAAGCAGTGTCAAGCCTTTGTTTATGGTGGCTGTCATGGAAATGCCAACAGCTTCCACACCAAGAAGGAGTGCGAGGCAAACTGCCCGCAACCAAAAAAGAAATCCTGCAAGACATGTCGGGTGAAGGGGAAAATGGTACCCAGCTTGTGCCACAGCGACTTTGCCATTGTGGGTCGGCTGACAGAGCTGGTGGAGGATCTGGACTCTGGGTTAGCCCGCTTCAGCCTGGAAGAGGTCCTAAGAGACGAGAAGATGGGCTTGACTTTCTTTAATACTAAACACCTCGAGGTAACTATTGCCAAAATAGACTGGAGCTGCCCCTGCCCCAACATCACCGTGGAGGAGAACCCTTTGCTGGTGATGGGAGTGGTGCAGGATGGTATAGCTATCATCCAGTCAGACAGCTATGTCAGAGCTATTACTGAACGCAGGCTCAAGAGGCTGCGCGATGTTGTGAAGAAAAAGACATGTTGA
- the LOC114438548 gene encoding ras-related protein Rab-40C-like: MRGMMGTQSSPVKSYDYLLKFLLVGDSDVGKGEILDSLQDGSVESPYAYSSGIDYKTTTILLDGRRVKLELWDTSGQGRFCTIFRSYSRGAQGILLVYDITNGWSFDGIDRWIREIDEHAPGVPRILVGNRLHLAFKRQVPTEQARAYAEKNSMTFFEVSPLCNFNVIESFTELSRIVLMRHGMEKFWRPNRVFSLQDLCCRSIVSCTPVHLIDKLPLPVAIKSHLKSFSMANGMNAVMMHGRSYSVANSTASGSSGSGSKANSLKRSKSFRPPQSPPKTSSSSSKGNCKIS; the protein is encoded by the exons ATGCGTGGAATGATGGGAACTCAGAGCAGTCCTGTCAAGAGTTACGATTACCTCCTGAAATTCCTTCTGGTCGGGGACAGCGACGTAGGGAAGGGGGAGATCTTGGACAGTTTGCAAGATGGATCAGTGGAGTCTCCGTATGCCTACAGCAGTG GTATTGATTACAAGACCACCACTATTCTGCTGGATGGGAGAAGAGTTAAATTAGAGCTATG GGACACATCAGGACAAGGCAGATTCTGCACCATCTTCAGGTCTTACTCTCGTGGAGCACAG GGCATCCTGCTCGTGTATGATATAACTAATGGTTGGTCGTTTGATGGAATTGATCGTTGGATCAGGGAAATTGATGAG CATGCCCCAGGTGTGCCCAGGATCCTTGTTGGAAACCGGCTCCACCTGGCTTTCAAGCGGCAGGTGCCAACAGAGCAGGCGAGGGCTTATGCAGAGAAGAACAGCATGACCTTCTTCGAAGTCAGTCCACTCTGCAACTTCAATGTCATTGAGTCCTTCACAGAGCTTTCACGGATCGTGTTGATGAGACACGGGATGGAGAAATTCTGGAGGCCTAACAGAG TCTTCAGCCTCCAAGATCTGTGCTGCCGTTCGATCGTTTCCTGCACGCCTGTGCACCTCATCGACAAACTGCCGCTGCCTGTGGCCATCAAGTCACACCTTAAGTCTTTCTCCATGGCCAATGGCATGAATGCAGTCATGATGCATGGACGTTCTTACTCGGTGGCCAACAGCACAGCGTCAGGCAGTAGCGGCAGTGGAAGCAAAGCTAACAGTCTCAAGCGCTCAAAATCTTTCAGGCCTCCACAGAGTCCGCCAAAGACCTCATCGTCCTCCTCCAAGGGGAACTGCAAGATATCATAG
- the zp3c gene encoding zona pellucida sperm-binding protein 3: MGLIHAGLLFLLVCPAYCFQAEGSTWDGMQDPDSELESIERVVGEEVLQAPVFKTQLARSSPVSRSTTPAPVLPAYVIVWAGSDQKDLFKPENGTRPLPKSVKKTLLPSTTPEPNKTGGPHKIEIQCHFDRMYVRVRRTIFKTTDAYQYLKLGTCPVNEGNKAFYYLLYDVKTDCGFKIVNNPGYLSISNVLHYNPRTPVMREMPFHIPLKCKLPRLFHSYNVGFHPRLMGGTVYKALQPKSSFTISLQDASGKLLSGTKTYALGQRMFFEAKGPDSNVNPGNKRLYLKKCFMTASRDPKSSPKYTVIDNLGCMTDSKLIQQSRFLTSDSKMVVKFSVGSLMFKNVASSPSQKVYMHCEISVGPLTPTRSSKSCTYDRVTRRWTELYGDSSVCLCCKFTCSSGQPKAFRSSITSQSWMVDVHTEDGYMEVTSPEDSFSPDDSAFRMSYPSVAEDQDWDDEY, translated from the exons ATGGGGCTGATACATGCTggccttttgtttttactggTTTGCCCTGCTTATTGTTTTCAGGCTGAAGGTAGCACTTGGGATGGTATGCAAGATCCTGATTCAGAGTTGGAGAGTATAGAGAGGGTGGTTGGTGAAGAAGTTTTACAAGCTCCTGTATTCAAAACCCAACTGGCAAGGAGCTCACCTGTTAGCAGATCAACAACACCTGCACCGGTGCTTCCTGCGTATGTCATTGTCTGGGCTGGCAGTGACCAGAAAGACCTCTTCAAGCCAGAAAATGGGACCAGACCTCTTCCAAAATCTGTCAAGAAAACACTACTTCCTTCCACTACTCCAGAACCCAACAAAACTGGTGGACCTCACAAGATTGAAATCCAATGCCACTTTGACCGAATGTATGTAAGAGTCCGAAGAACGATCTTTAAGACTACAGATGCATACCAGTATTTGAAGCTAGGTACTTGCCCTGTTAACGAGGGCAACAAGGCATTTTACTACCTTCTGTACGATGTGAAAACTGACTGTGGATTCAAGATAGTG AACAATCCAGGTTACTTGTCCATCAGCAATGTGCTCCACTACAATCCAAGAACTCCAGTTATGAGGGAAATGCCATTTCACATCCCCCTGAAGTGTAAACTCCCACG GTTATTTCACTCCTATAATGTTGGCTTCCATCCTCGGCTGATGGGAGGCACAGTTTACAAAGCACTACAACCAAAAAGCAGCTTCACAATCAGCCTTCAAGATG CTTCAGGGAAACTACTCAGTGGCACCAAAACTTACGCCTTGGGACAGAGAATGTTCTTTGAGGCCAAAGGACCTGACAGCAACGTGAACCCTGGAAACAAAAGGCTGTACCTCAAGAAGTGCTTCATGACTGCCTCCAGAGACCCTAAATCAAGTCCTAAATATACAGTCATTGACAACCTAGG CTGTATGACCGATAGCAAGCTGATACAGCAGTCCAGGTTCCTTACTAGTGACTCAAAGATGGTCGTAAAATTCAGTGTGGGCTCCTTGATGTTCAAAAATGTAGCTTCCTCTCCCTCACAG AAAGTCTACATGCACTGTGAGATTTCTGTGGGACCACTTACTCCAACTCGGAGTTCAAAGTCTTGCACGTATGATAGAGTGACCAGAAG GTGGACGGAGCTGTACGGTGACTCCTCTGTGTGCCTCTGCTGCAAATTCACTTGCTCATCAGGACAGCCAAAGG CTTTCAGAAGCTCGATCACAAGTCAGTCCTGGATGGTTGACGTGCACACAGAGGATGGCTACATGGAGGTCACGTCTCCTGAAGACTCATTCAGCCCTGATGACTCTGCATTCAGAATGAGTTACCCCAGTGTGGCAGAAGACCAAGACTGGGATGATGAATATTAA
- the LOC114438058 gene encoding inositol 1,4,5-trisphosphate receptor-interacting protein isoform X2 yields the protein MMQETLLRVFMVALGLLMCPRDDPGLEELDDFITARMQRHEGKLLREEAKLDQEASPVSEKTAHTDSEGPLDDRKNTGQHVTAVNKIPNLETTEDSEKGSADHKLPQGGVTAKSDPSEPETALKTSQISPELNTKDIQPDGSSTVPGERQENLVESSKEQKTPHSHIHTKTSENKTSKKSVVDWESDYLWYIWNMVSIVSTIHFFTKYLKRCYLLKQGGTFSAMCTAADVLLPDVSTLQHFYAKCVQVSSEKTRRKEEFLEGFANDLLQAMRIICDKNGDMLIEDFHILNECEIIVPLNPPEPYSFQYLLCNNQASDQLSEMQLCGVIKLVENKKIQNGCYCQSSDADEDMVCLLHCDSKNVKTKKIDACDGLLCSRSTPFLSKSQVTRWFQGTIKEAWMMISHKYEFELNICYIDAPGALVIRFRSGKKINFSMKPVVKFNNKAHFFITPWPSKDLDTFWTLSLTTYEDHLLEHLSKSLPENSCHIQTLRIAHFLHRRQAALSASSVLKDFHYKTALIHLLLTKDSSQWKPDDVVCRLRDLLDFMESSLERKLLNHILIGNPLSGVIELPAELIKAKPVNLFHPLVVHDCIYREAVMHFQEMLKNADMLIQEYVAN from the coding sequence ATGATGCAGGAAACTCTGCTCCGAGTGTTCATGGTGGCTCTGGGTCTTCTGATGTGTCCGAGGGATGACCCTGGGCTGGAGGAGTTGGATGATTTCATCACAGCGAGAATGCAAAGGCATGAAGGGAAGCTGCTGAGAGAGGAAGCGAAACTGGACCAGGAAGCGTCACCTGTCAGCGAGAAGACGGCTCACACTGACAGCGAAGGGCCGCTGGATGACAGAAAAAACACTGGTCAACATGTCACTGCAGTAAATAAGATTCCAAACTTGGAAACGACTGAAGACTCGGAGAAAGGTAGTGCTGATCATAAATTACCACAGGGAGGTGTCACTGCTAAATCAGATCCTAGTGAACCCGAGACTGCTTTGAAAACTTCACAAATATCACCTGAGCTAAACACAAAAGACATCCAGCCTGATGGTTCTTCGACTGTCCCAGGAGAACGCCAAGAAAACCTTGTGGAGAGCTCTAAAGAACAGAAAACCCCTCATTCTCACATCCACACCAAGACATCAGAAAATAAAACTTCAAAGAAGTCTGTTGTTGATTGGGAGAGCGATTACCTCTGGTACATTTGGAACATGGTCTCCATCGTTTCCACGATTCACTTCTTCACAAAATACCTGAAGAGATGCTACCTGTTAAAACAAGGAGGAACCTTCTCAGCGATGTGTACTGCTGCAGATGTGCTGCTGCCAGACGTCAGCACCCTGCAGCATTTTTATGCTAAATGTGTTCAAGTTTCATCTgagaagacgaggaggaaggaggagttTTTGGAGGGATTTGCAAATGACCTGTTACAAGCCATGAGGATCATCTGTGATAAAAACGGTGATATGTTAATAGAGGATTTCCACATACTAAATGAGTGTGAAATAATTGTCCCTCTCAACCCACCTGAGCCATACAGTTTTCAGTACCTCCTCTGCAACAACCAGGCAAGTGACCAGTTGTCAGAAATGCAGCTTTGTGGTGTAATAAAGCTGGTGGAAAATAAGAAAATTCAAAATGGCTGCTACTGTCAGTCCTCTGATGCAGATGAGGACATGGTGTGCCTGCTGCACTGTGACAGCAAGAAcgtaaagacaaaaaaaatagatgCTTGCGATGGCCTCCTTTGCTCGAGAAGCACTCCTTTCCTCTCAAAATCGCAGGTTACCCGATGGTTTCAGGGCACCATCAAAGAAGCATGGATGATGATTTCACACAAGTATGAGTTTGAACTCAACATCTGCTACATCGATGCTCCAGGTGCTCTGGTCATTCGATTCAGATCGGGGAAGAAGATCAACTTCAGTATGAAACCTGTGGTTAAATTTAACAACAAAGCTCATTTCTTCATTACACCGTGGCCCTCTAAGGATTTAGATACTTTCTGGACTCTCTCCTTGACCACATATGAAGACCATCTCTTAGAACACCTTTCTAAAAGCCTGCCTGAAAACTCTTGCCACATTCAGACTCTCAGAATTGCACATTTCCTCCACAGAAGACAAGCAGCATTATCAGCAAGTAGTGTTCTGAAGGATTTTCATTACAAAACCGCCCTAATACATCTGCTTCTGACCAAAGATTCATCCCAGTGGAAGCCAGACGATGTGGTGTGTAGGCTGCGAGATTTGCTGGACTTCATGGAGAGTAGCCTTGAAAGAAAGCTGCTGAACCACATTCTTATTGGCAACCCCCTGAGTGGAGTTATTGAACTGCCTGCTGAGCTCATTAAAGCAAAGCCAGTGAATCTCTTCCATCCCCTTGTGGTGCACGACTGTATTTACAGAGAGGCTGTGATGCATTTTCAGGAGATGCTTAAAAATGCAGACATGTTAATTCAAGAGTACGTTGCTaactga
- the LOC114438058 gene encoding inositol 1,4,5-trisphosphate receptor-interacting protein isoform X1 produces the protein MKDRHHFRHTTICSTDSVERVLMMQETLLRVFMVALGLLMCPRDDPGLEELDDFITARMQRHEGKLLREEAKLDQEASPVSEKTAHTDSEGPLDDRKNTGQHVTAVNKIPNLETTEDSEKGSADHKLPQGGVTAKSDPSEPETALKTSQISPELNTKDIQPDGSSTVPGERQENLVESSKEQKTPHSHIHTKTSENKTSKKSVVDWESDYLWYIWNMVSIVSTIHFFTKYLKRCYLLKQGGTFSAMCTAADVLLPDVSTLQHFYAKCVQVSSEKTRRKEEFLEGFANDLLQAMRIICDKNGDMLIEDFHILNECEIIVPLNPPEPYSFQYLLCNNQASDQLSEMQLCGVIKLVENKKIQNGCYCQSSDADEDMVCLLHCDSKNVKTKKIDACDGLLCSRSTPFLSKSQVTRWFQGTIKEAWMMISHKYEFELNICYIDAPGALVIRFRSGKKINFSMKPVVKFNNKAHFFITPWPSKDLDTFWTLSLTTYEDHLLEHLSKSLPENSCHIQTLRIAHFLHRRQAALSASSVLKDFHYKTALIHLLLTKDSSQWKPDDVVCRLRDLLDFMESSLERKLLNHILIGNPLSGVIELPAELIKAKPVNLFHPLVVHDCIYREAVMHFQEMLKNADMLIQEYVAN, from the coding sequence AGAGTACTGATGATGCAGGAAACTCTGCTCCGAGTGTTCATGGTGGCTCTGGGTCTTCTGATGTGTCCGAGGGATGACCCTGGGCTGGAGGAGTTGGATGATTTCATCACAGCGAGAATGCAAAGGCATGAAGGGAAGCTGCTGAGAGAGGAAGCGAAACTGGACCAGGAAGCGTCACCTGTCAGCGAGAAGACGGCTCACACTGACAGCGAAGGGCCGCTGGATGACAGAAAAAACACTGGTCAACATGTCACTGCAGTAAATAAGATTCCAAACTTGGAAACGACTGAAGACTCGGAGAAAGGTAGTGCTGATCATAAATTACCACAGGGAGGTGTCACTGCTAAATCAGATCCTAGTGAACCCGAGACTGCTTTGAAAACTTCACAAATATCACCTGAGCTAAACACAAAAGACATCCAGCCTGATGGTTCTTCGACTGTCCCAGGAGAACGCCAAGAAAACCTTGTGGAGAGCTCTAAAGAACAGAAAACCCCTCATTCTCACATCCACACCAAGACATCAGAAAATAAAACTTCAAAGAAGTCTGTTGTTGATTGGGAGAGCGATTACCTCTGGTACATTTGGAACATGGTCTCCATCGTTTCCACGATTCACTTCTTCACAAAATACCTGAAGAGATGCTACCTGTTAAAACAAGGAGGAACCTTCTCAGCGATGTGTACTGCTGCAGATGTGCTGCTGCCAGACGTCAGCACCCTGCAGCATTTTTATGCTAAATGTGTTCAAGTTTCATCTgagaagacgaggaggaaggaggagttTTTGGAGGGATTTGCAAATGACCTGTTACAAGCCATGAGGATCATCTGTGATAAAAACGGTGATATGTTAATAGAGGATTTCCACATACTAAATGAGTGTGAAATAATTGTCCCTCTCAACCCACCTGAGCCATACAGTTTTCAGTACCTCCTCTGCAACAACCAGGCAAGTGACCAGTTGTCAGAAATGCAGCTTTGTGGTGTAATAAAGCTGGTGGAAAATAAGAAAATTCAAAATGGCTGCTACTGTCAGTCCTCTGATGCAGATGAGGACATGGTGTGCCTGCTGCACTGTGACAGCAAGAAcgtaaagacaaaaaaaatagatgCTTGCGATGGCCTCCTTTGCTCGAGAAGCACTCCTTTCCTCTCAAAATCGCAGGTTACCCGATGGTTTCAGGGCACCATCAAAGAAGCATGGATGATGATTTCACACAAGTATGAGTTTGAACTCAACATCTGCTACATCGATGCTCCAGGTGCTCTGGTCATTCGATTCAGATCGGGGAAGAAGATCAACTTCAGTATGAAACCTGTGGTTAAATTTAACAACAAAGCTCATTTCTTCATTACACCGTGGCCCTCTAAGGATTTAGATACTTTCTGGACTCTCTCCTTGACCACATATGAAGACCATCTCTTAGAACACCTTTCTAAAAGCCTGCCTGAAAACTCTTGCCACATTCAGACTCTCAGAATTGCACATTTCCTCCACAGAAGACAAGCAGCATTATCAGCAAGTAGTGTTCTGAAGGATTTTCATTACAAAACCGCCCTAATACATCTGCTTCTGACCAAAGATTCATCCCAGTGGAAGCCAGACGATGTGGTGTGTAGGCTGCGAGATTTGCTGGACTTCATGGAGAGTAGCCTTGAAAGAAAGCTGCTGAACCACATTCTTATTGGCAACCCCCTGAGTGGAGTTATTGAACTGCCTGCTGAGCTCATTAAAGCAAAGCCAGTGAATCTCTTCCATCCCCTTGTGGTGCACGACTGTATTTACAGAGAGGCTGTGATGCATTTTCAGGAGATGCTTAAAAATGCAGACATGTTAATTCAAGAGTACGTTGCTaactga